The following are encoded together in the Pseudoalteromonas ruthenica genome:
- a CDS encoding bifunctional acetate--CoA ligase family protein/GNAT family N-acetyltransferase, translated as MSVKRISQFFNPQSIAVIGASNNPSRPGYIVMRNLLQGGFNGPIMPVTPKYEAVHGVLAYADIASLPQTPSLAVICTNKQTIAGLLSELAARQCRNVIVIAAGLSSEQKHSLTQHCKALGMNLLGPNCLGLMIPHLGVNASFSHTVTRPGRLAFISQSAAVCSTILDWAEHKDIGFSYFVSVGDCLDIDFGELLDFLGRDARTKAVLLYIDNLKDIRGFISAARAAAFSKPVIVIKTGRTEAGAQAAFAHTGGNTSSDAVYDALIQRAGMLRVADLRELFAATQTLALHPKLLKVEPLCILTNGGGPAVMAVDSLLQSSGKLCELSDETLAALNAVIPQSEAAANPVDIFGDSDPGRYQQALKILLEAKEVENLLIIHTPSALAPSTEYAKIIVDTVAQVDSRRRPFVMTNFMGENAAYEARKICAQGGIPTYRTPEGAVGAYMHLINYRRNQKHLTQTPESIVDELAINAQDTQSAIDAHLSRSETYLSTHQAAPLLAYYGIDTVTTHIATTPSEAAEVASECGFPVVLKLISPDIASKSEVGGVLLNLNDAHEVEQAAFAILLRIKQTYPQANIHGFSIQPMVPRAGTHELRIAIKTDPQFGPVILLGEAGSALDFSQAAVALPPLNMNLAKYLIASAQDKGVLKERTLPEKVDKYRLCALLTRVSQLIIDQPDIHHLELNPLLATQGQFLVLDACIEISHYQRLAHRKRLAIRPYPKEWEHPVTLKDGSQALLRPIRPEDEQAHREFDESLSKEDRYRRFFGEMPHFSHEQLAKMTQIDYDREMAFIVTRKHHAKDCTLGVSRVLMDPDNAIAEFAIVIGSQYQGLGLGRLLLQAAIDYCKEQGVASVQGTTLWENTGMIELARKLGFTVRRDFEEGTIEMILPLNNE; from the coding sequence ATGAGCGTAAAACGCATTAGTCAGTTCTTCAACCCCCAATCGATTGCCGTTATTGGCGCCTCTAATAACCCCTCGCGCCCTGGTTACATCGTGATGCGTAACTTGCTACAAGGGGGCTTCAATGGCCCCATAATGCCAGTCACACCGAAATATGAAGCGGTACATGGGGTACTGGCCTATGCCGATATTGCCAGTCTGCCACAAACACCCAGTCTCGCGGTGATCTGCACCAATAAACAGACCATTGCGGGCTTACTTAGTGAATTAGCCGCTCGCCAATGCCGCAACGTTATTGTTATCGCCGCCGGGCTTAGCAGCGAGCAAAAACACAGCCTCACGCAGCATTGTAAGGCGCTGGGAATGAATTTACTGGGGCCCAATTGCTTGGGGTTGATGATCCCCCATTTAGGCGTTAACGCCAGCTTTTCACACACTGTCACCCGTCCGGGGAGGCTCGCTTTTATCTCCCAATCGGCAGCGGTGTGCTCAACCATTTTAGACTGGGCCGAACACAAAGATATTGGCTTCTCTTACTTTGTCTCTGTCGGGGATTGCCTCGATATCGATTTTGGCGAGCTGCTTGATTTTCTCGGTCGCGACGCGCGCACTAAAGCGGTATTACTTTACATTGATAACCTCAAAGACATTCGTGGCTTTATTTCTGCGGCGCGTGCTGCCGCTTTTAGTAAACCGGTGATTGTTATCAAAACCGGACGTACCGAGGCCGGCGCCCAAGCTGCTTTCGCTCACACCGGCGGCAATACTAGCTCAGATGCGGTATACGATGCCCTTATTCAGCGTGCCGGTATGCTCAGAGTTGCTGATTTACGCGAGCTATTTGCCGCCACGCAAACCCTGGCGCTGCACCCTAAACTGCTTAAAGTCGAACCGCTGTGTATTCTTACCAATGGCGGCGGCCCGGCGGTAATGGCTGTGGACAGCCTGCTGCAGAGCTCCGGTAAACTCTGTGAGCTCAGTGACGAGACCTTGGCGGCGCTCAATGCGGTGATCCCACAATCAGAAGCAGCCGCTAACCCGGTGGATATTTTCGGCGACTCCGACCCGGGACGCTACCAACAAGCCTTGAAAATATTGCTCGAAGCCAAAGAAGTGGAGAACTTATTAATTATTCACACTCCTTCTGCACTGGCGCCAAGTACTGAGTATGCGAAAATCATTGTCGATACCGTGGCCCAAGTCGATAGCCGTCGTCGTCCTTTTGTAATGACCAATTTTATGGGTGAAAATGCCGCCTATGAAGCGCGCAAGATATGCGCTCAAGGGGGCATTCCCACCTACCGCACACCAGAGGGCGCAGTGGGCGCATATATGCACCTAATTAACTATCGCCGTAACCAAAAGCACTTAACGCAAACCCCTGAATCCATCGTTGATGAGTTAGCAATTAACGCCCAAGATACCCAAAGTGCTATTGATGCTCATTTAAGTCGCAGTGAAACCTACCTCAGTACTCATCAAGCGGCCCCCTTGTTGGCCTATTATGGTATTGATACGGTGACTACCCATATCGCCACCACTCCCAGCGAAGCTGCTGAGGTGGCCAGCGAATGTGGCTTTCCGGTGGTGTTAAAGCTGATTAGCCCTGACATTGCTAGCAAATCTGAGGTCGGAGGCGTGCTGCTCAATCTCAATGATGCACATGAGGTAGAGCAAGCCGCGTTTGCTATCTTGCTGCGTATCAAGCAAACCTACCCACAGGCAAATATTCATGGCTTTTCCATCCAACCTATGGTGCCGCGCGCCGGTACTCATGAGCTGCGCATTGCCATTAAAACCGATCCCCAATTTGGGCCAGTGATCCTGCTGGGTGAGGCCGGGAGCGCCCTTGATTTTTCACAAGCGGCGGTCGCCCTGCCGCCGTTAAACATGAATTTGGCCAAGTACCTGATTGCCAGCGCCCAAGATAAAGGCGTACTCAAGGAGCGGACGCTACCAGAAAAAGTGGATAAGTATCGACTCTGCGCACTGCTCACTCGGGTGTCACAGCTGATAATCGATCAACCGGATATTCATCACTTGGAGCTAAACCCGCTGCTTGCCACCCAAGGCCAGTTTTTGGTGCTCGATGCCTGTATTGAAATCAGTCACTATCAACGCCTAGCACATCGTAAGCGCTTGGCCATTCGCCCCTACCCTAAAGAATGGGAGCACCCGGTAACGCTCAAAGACGGCTCTCAAGCCTTACTACGCCCTATCCGCCCCGAAGATGAGCAAGCACACCGTGAGTTTGATGAATCTTTGTCGAAAGAGGATCGTTATCGCCGTTTTTTTGGCGAAATGCCCCATTTTAGCCATGAACAATTAGCGAAAATGACTCAGATAGACTACGACAGAGAAATGGCGTTTATTGTCACCCGTAAACACCATGCTAAAGACTGCACTTTAGGTGTATCACGGGTACTTATGGACCCAGATAATGCCATAGCGGAGTTTGCCATTGTCATTGGCTCGCAGTATCAAGGTTTGGGCCTAGGCCGGCTGCTCCTACAAGCGGCCATTGATTACTGTAAAGAGCAAGGGGTTGCCAGCGTTCAAGGGACCACCTTGTGGGAGAACACCGGAATGATTGAGTTGGCACGCAAGCTCGGATTTACCGTGCGTCGCGACTTTGAAGAAGGCACGATAGAGATGATCTTGCCGCTGAATAATGAATGA
- a CDS encoding GNAT family N-acetyltransferase, translating to MSDVDVQRLADIATPLVNKFYQAYGARGRASKADQVWVARADSGIIGAARLLHLSGNLLLVGVFIAPPWRQNGVARELISTVCQHQKQPVFSFIYAHLAAFYLSLGFQPEPDLPDELQQRFNAYQRQGRDILAYCLNRGNHA from the coding sequence ATGAGCGACGTTGATGTGCAGCGCCTTGCTGACATCGCCACCCCATTAGTTAACAAGTTTTATCAGGCTTATGGGGCTCGAGGTCGTGCCTCTAAGGCAGACCAGGTTTGGGTAGCCAGAGCCGATAGTGGCATCATTGGTGCAGCACGGTTGCTGCACTTGTCGGGGAACTTGCTACTCGTTGGCGTGTTTATTGCCCCACCGTGGCGGCAAAACGGGGTTGCTCGGGAGTTAATCAGTACTGTGTGCCAACACCAAAAGCAGCCCGTTTTTAGTTTTATTTACGCCCATTTAGCCGCTTTTTACCTCAGCTTAGGGTTTCAGCCCGAGCCCGATTTGCCCGACGAATTACAACAGCGATTTAATGCCTATCAGCGCCAAGGACGCGATATCTTGGCATATTGCCTGAATCGAGGAAACCATGCTTAG
- a CDS encoding transporter substrate-binding domain-containing protein: MLNSTLLQRTILYITSLWLLSASVGAYASSNMTFNKPVDTPQARYVIELMDLAYDQLGYQLELIEFDQPQALRAADEGTLDGQLGRIAAIESRYANLVRVDFPLFKFELIMLTRCAECQLNDLNSVVLRSGYPVAEQYLDSQNYQGRRLSLKSVSAQLNLLAQRQVDGIAILDFHLKQAFDSHSNPSYHRQHLNDYYSYHYVHKRHEALIPDLLEVLNTLKQNGVVDYLKQKHGL, from the coding sequence ATGCTTAACTCAACCTTGTTACAACGCACCATCCTCTATATTACTTCGCTATGGCTGCTGAGTGCGTCTGTTGGCGCCTATGCATCGTCTAACATGACCTTTAACAAGCCTGTTGATACACCACAAGCTCGCTATGTTATTGAACTTATGGATTTAGCCTATGATCAGCTTGGATATCAGCTTGAGTTGATAGAGTTTGACCAGCCACAAGCATTACGCGCTGCCGACGAAGGAACTTTAGACGGGCAATTAGGGCGCATTGCTGCAATTGAATCTCGTTACGCTAATTTGGTTCGCGTTGATTTTCCATTGTTTAAGTTTGAGTTGATCATGCTTACGCGCTGCGCCGAGTGCCAACTGAACGATCTTAATAGCGTGGTGCTGCGTAGCGGTTACCCGGTAGCCGAACAATACCTCGACAGCCAAAATTACCAAGGCCGGCGGCTCAGCCTAAAAAGCGTGTCGGCGCAATTAAACCTCTTAGCTCAACGACAAGTTGATGGCATTGCCATCTTAGACTTTCACCTCAAACAGGCTTTCGACAGCCATAGCAACCCCAGCTATCATCGCCAGCATCTTAATGATTACTACAGCTACCACTATGTGCATAAACGCCATGAGGCGTTGATCCCTGACTTACTTGAGGTGTTAAACACCCTTAAACAGAATGGCGTTGTTGACTACCTAAAACAAAAGCACGGCTTATAA
- a CDS encoding EAL domain-containing protein produces the protein MLRALLVCCCFFACAVSAKVQRLSPNEGLSQSYVSNMLIDKYGYLWLGTESGLNRYDGYQVIAVAGDNGELDEAMIDALYQDQQGHIWIASLLAGLHRFDPDTGRTEQVLGPPQSDDVTFAKAVFTMLAIGPNELWLGRGEDVASLNIETGEVTSLFTLESKDERSLVRQMFKFGEQVYVGTSSGAYIYDLQAKKVRSLAHLPAGISGIHRNNVKSFAVIDAEHLLVGTVKGLYQLDINADGSLAADAHSPASEMLIADLNIWQMQVLGEDTVLLATDKGLFEFNISTRALRKRRQLIDSEYSLSDASIIAMQETPQGDLWVGTKSDGAFFLPKKHFQFDNLTAQNLRGEGLSHHNIWASTVVDNTLYLGTHNGLTIVDTQHNSSQILYKNYLSDQLDNAFSIYRLIPFADQLLLNTTRGLFYFDIDSTELHRVIATNNDQQQYLQGWLHGLYKTPDNRVYGVNQDQGFFYFDLDTKVLTPLHGDLDEFDPFLALGFNKPLPDKPNQPLFYSGGQLLRLDSEQQKLQLLYEVPQSHENLAVNLNSYVVDHQNVLWLSFSNFGLVALDARTFELIKRIDLQKLGLGTLMYDLVLDEHGMIWMSSHKGIWRFNPLTEHFQQYTTEEGLATNEFNGGSFSRFDDGRVVYGSVKGATLFYPQQNQPQRALLKRVNITSAQLAYRELDKQLSPLEQVHLEHDDIGLEVSFAAMIYNYQDRIIFQYQLGDSPKAHTKDNNRVVFSKLNPGLHTLKVWAQDPFTGEFTDPAQLQIKVDYPPWSSPFYLTLYVLLGATLVGLWLYRRNQIQRMIIAAHNESKESEARLKLALDGSHSGVWDWRQEGSQIYQPRLREELGYDYDSCHLDDYLALIHPDERQKFRIEWLEFLSTDKGYFNCVYRLRHSNGLWRWYKDFGKVMAWQDDLPMQVAGTYTNMTRELVFEENARLFGAAFEQTSDWVIILDHKLRIRATNQALREHFNYSPSTRSSRHLTLGLSKNTRINYLRILNDLNVGEHYQSEEVVIIKNGEQVPVLLKMSAVADAEHHLTSYIIILTDINAPKNALASKREHAHYDSLTGLPNRALFMDRVEHALEQSARQQNQCALVLINIANLNKINSARGFESGDQLLLSLAYRLQRTVRSQDSLGRVSGDEFALLLENMDDVEHIVTVCKKVRDVLTQPFKQRVMEPLVEVSLGIALFPQDAQRSDELLKCADLAMYQAKRLTGSHCQFFKPEMNAYVQRRIDTEKAVASAYEQCEFVNQYQAIFAAQSQQVIGFEVLLRWQKQQQLLAPDEFLVHVRKPELWSKLFLQTLERAILESQLWLRQRHDLTINMNLSGREFSQPGCTGDITHLLRSFNFPLAQLMLEIHVNDWLQLDEQAKQALQMLQQEGVKIALQVNRGDDFCVPELCGDTLSAVKLGPQLVAEICMDMSVQAKVTRFLKVVNALELTVIAVGVETERQAQLMRDIGCAAIQGFHMQRPALGDSIASLLK, from the coding sequence ATGCTTAGAGCTTTGCTAGTGTGTTGCTGCTTCTTTGCGTGTGCAGTGAGTGCCAAAGTACAACGACTGTCGCCGAATGAAGGACTGTCGCAAAGCTATGTCAGTAATATGTTGATCGATAAATACGGCTATTTGTGGTTGGGCACCGAAAGCGGTCTGAATCGCTACGATGGTTATCAGGTCATTGCTGTGGCCGGAGACAACGGCGAGCTTGATGAGGCGATGATCGACGCTCTCTATCAAGACCAACAAGGTCATATTTGGATAGCCTCATTACTCGCTGGCTTACATCGTTTTGACCCTGATACCGGGCGCACCGAGCAAGTGCTGGGGCCACCACAGAGCGATGACGTTACATTCGCTAAAGCGGTATTTACTATGCTGGCTATTGGCCCCAATGAGCTTTGGCTTGGTCGTGGTGAGGATGTGGCGAGCCTGAATATAGAGACCGGCGAAGTTACCTCATTGTTCACGCTGGAGAGTAAAGATGAACGCTCTTTAGTAAGGCAGATGTTTAAATTCGGCGAGCAGGTCTATGTCGGTACTAGCTCGGGTGCCTATATCTATGATTTGCAGGCTAAGAAGGTCCGCTCTTTGGCACACCTTCCCGCAGGCATCAGTGGGATTCACCGTAATAATGTGAAGTCTTTCGCGGTGATAGACGCTGAACATTTGCTGGTTGGCACGGTAAAAGGTCTGTATCAGCTTGATATTAACGCCGATGGTTCGCTCGCCGCTGATGCACATTCGCCTGCTAGCGAAATGTTAATAGCTGACTTGAATATATGGCAAATGCAGGTGTTAGGCGAAGACACCGTACTGTTGGCCACTGATAAAGGCTTATTTGAATTTAATATTTCCACCCGAGCTCTGCGTAAACGTCGCCAACTTATCGACAGCGAGTACAGTTTGTCAGACGCCAGTATTATTGCTATGCAAGAGACGCCGCAAGGGGATTTGTGGGTGGGAACCAAAAGTGATGGCGCCTTCTTTTTACCGAAAAAGCATTTTCAATTTGATAATCTAACAGCACAGAATTTACGTGGCGAGGGCCTGTCGCACCACAATATTTGGGCATCCACCGTGGTCGATAATACCCTTTATTTGGGGACTCACAATGGCCTTACTATTGTCGATACACAGCACAATAGCAGCCAAATTTTGTACAAAAACTATTTGAGCGATCAGCTTGATAATGCCTTTAGTATTTACAGGCTCATTCCTTTTGCTGATCAGTTACTGTTAAATACTACACGAGGCTTATTCTATTTCGATATTGATAGTACTGAGCTACATCGTGTTATTGCTACCAACAATGATCAGCAACAGTATTTGCAAGGCTGGTTACATGGCCTATACAAAACCCCAGATAACCGCGTATATGGAGTGAACCAAGACCAAGGATTCTTCTATTTCGACTTAGATACGAAAGTGCTCACGCCGCTGCACGGCGACCTTGATGAGTTTGATCCCTTCCTTGCGCTTGGCTTCAACAAACCACTGCCTGATAAGCCGAACCAACCCTTATTTTACAGTGGTGGTCAGTTGTTACGCCTTGATAGCGAGCAGCAAAAATTACAGCTGCTCTACGAAGTACCTCAGTCCCATGAAAACTTGGCGGTGAATCTCAACAGCTATGTCGTCGACCATCAAAATGTTTTGTGGCTATCGTTTTCTAACTTTGGACTAGTGGCGCTGGATGCGCGCACATTCGAGCTGATTAAACGCATCGATTTACAGAAACTAGGGCTGGGGACCTTAATGTATGATTTGGTGCTGGATGAGCATGGCATGATTTGGATGAGTAGCCACAAAGGTATTTGGCGTTTTAATCCATTGACCGAGCACTTTCAGCAATATACCACCGAAGAAGGGTTGGCCACGAATGAGTTTAATGGCGGCTCTTTTAGCCGTTTTGATGATGGTCGAGTGGTGTATGGTTCCGTGAAAGGCGCAACACTTTTTTACCCACAACAGAATCAGCCGCAGCGAGCGTTACTTAAGCGCGTCAATATTACTTCCGCACAGCTCGCCTATCGGGAGTTAGATAAACAACTTAGCCCGTTAGAGCAAGTGCATCTAGAGCATGATGATATCGGCTTAGAGGTGTCTTTTGCGGCAATGATATATAACTATCAAGACCGTATTATTTTTCAATATCAGCTTGGCGACAGTCCCAAAGCACATACCAAAGATAATAACCGGGTGGTATTTTCAAAGCTTAACCCAGGTTTGCATACTCTCAAGGTGTGGGCACAGGACCCATTCACAGGCGAATTTACTGATCCCGCGCAGCTGCAAATCAAGGTCGATTATCCGCCTTGGAGCTCACCTTTTTACCTGACTTTATATGTACTGCTGGGGGCGACCCTGGTGGGCTTGTGGCTGTACCGCCGTAATCAGATTCAGCGTATGATTATTGCTGCCCACAATGAGAGTAAAGAGTCAGAAGCTCGGCTGAAACTCGCCTTGGACGGCAGTCACTCTGGGGTATGGGATTGGCGACAAGAGGGTAGCCAAATATACCAACCGCGTCTGCGCGAGGAACTGGGTTATGACTACGATAGCTGCCACTTAGATGATTATCTGGCACTTATTCATCCTGATGAGCGGCAAAAATTCCGTATTGAGTGGTTAGAGTTCTTGTCCACAGATAAGGGTTACTTCAACTGTGTGTATCGCCTGCGTCACAGCAACGGTTTATGGCGCTGGTATAAGGACTTTGGCAAAGTCATGGCGTGGCAAGACGATTTGCCTATGCAAGTTGCTGGTACCTATACCAATATGACCCGGGAGTTGGTATTTGAAGAAAATGCGCGGCTATTTGGTGCAGCGTTTGAGCAAACCAGTGATTGGGTGATTATTCTTGATCATAAATTGCGTATCCGTGCCACTAACCAAGCGTTACGGGAGCATTTTAACTATTCACCAAGTACACGCTCAAGTCGACACCTCACTCTTGGGTTGAGCAAAAATACCCGTATTAACTACTTACGTATCTTGAATGACCTCAATGTGGGTGAGCATTATCAGAGTGAGGAAGTTGTCATTATTAAAAATGGTGAGCAGGTACCGGTACTATTGAAAATGAGTGCGGTGGCAGATGCTGAGCACCACCTCACCAGCTATATCATTATCCTTACCGACATTAACGCGCCTAAAAACGCTCTCGCCAGTAAGCGTGAGCATGCCCATTACGATAGTTTAACGGGCTTGCCTAATCGGGCTCTTTTTATGGACCGAGTGGAGCATGCGCTGGAGCAATCAGCGCGGCAACAAAACCAGTGTGCTTTAGTGCTGATTAATATTGCCAATCTTAATAAAATCAATAGTGCGCGTGGCTTCGAAAGTGGTGATCAGCTGTTACTTAGCCTCGCTTATAGGCTACAGCGTACGGTGCGTTCGCAAGACAGTCTAGGGCGTGTGAGTGGCGATGAGTTTGCATTGCTGTTGGAGAATATGGACGATGTCGAACACATCGTCACTGTGTGTAAAAAAGTACGCGACGTATTAACTCAGCCGTTCAAGCAGCGGGTAATGGAACCGCTGGTTGAGGTTAGCCTTGGGATCGCGCTTTTCCCACAAGACGCGCAACGCAGTGACGAGTTATTAAAGTGTGCTGATTTGGCGATGTATCAGGCAAAGCGTCTAACCGGGAGCCACTGTCAGTTCTTTAAGCCGGAAATGAACGCTTATGTGCAACGGCGAATAGACACCGAAAAAGCAGTGGCATCTGCTTACGAGCAGTGTGAGTTCGTCAATCAGTATCAAGCCATTTTTGCAGCGCAGAGTCAGCAAGTTATCGGCTTTGAGGTGTTATTACGCTGGCAAAAGCAGCAGCAATTACTAGCTCCTGACGAATTTTTAGTTCATGTGCGCAAGCCCGAACTATGGTCTAAGTTATTTTTACAAACCCTAGAGCGAGCGATACTAGAGAGTCAGCTTTGGTTGCGCCAGCGTCATGACCTGACTATCAACATGAACCTGTCCGGGCGCGAGTTTAGCCAACCGGGGTGTACCGGCGATATCACTCACCTGCTGCGCAGTTTTAACTTTCCCCTCGCGCAGCTGATGTTGGAGATACATGTGAATGATTGGCTGCAGTTAGACGAGCAAGCCAAACAAGCATTGCAAATGCTTCAGCAAGAGGGTGTAAAAATAGCTCTGCAGGTCAATCGTGGTGATGACTTTTGTGTCCCTGAACTGTGTGGTGATACGCTCAGCGCAGTGAAGTTGGGTCCGCAGTTAGTTGCTGAAATTTGTATGGATATGTCGGTGCAAGCTAAAGTCACTCGTTTTCTCAAGGTGGTTAACGCCTTGGAGCTGACCGTAATTGCCGTTGGCGTGGAAACTGAGCGCCAAGCACAGCTGATGCGTGACATCGGCTGTGCCGCGATACAAGGGTTTCACATGCAGCGCCCAGCCTTGGGCGACAGCATTGCTAGTTTGCTTAAGTAA
- a CDS encoding 1-acyl-sn-glycerol-3-phosphate acyltransferase produces MDKYADIRPYNDDEVADAVARLVADNDFVDLIAKHNLPGWLAGMRFLSRPLVRASLKRKWGQVNSVRQVQLEVVHYLERIIHNTTSEVTYSGLGKLDKNQAYLFISNHRDIVLDPALVNFGLHQHDMNTVRIAIGDNLLQIPYITELMRLNKSFIVKRSAKAPKEMLKALSQLSAYIYDSLQDGHSIWIAQREGRTKDGFDQTDPALLKMLQLNGRKQKKEFAEYVRELKIVPVSISYQYEPCAISKAKELYHKKHHGEYIKSAGEDISSIVEGFTTNKGHVHLAFGQPVQTGCDTPEDLAKTIDKQIVESFYLHPGNYIAAKHGDAVVDSESVDVKEFDERMRAIPEELRDLVTALYARPVLRKEEMDT; encoded by the coding sequence GTGGATAAGTATGCAGACATAAGACCCTATAATGACGACGAAGTAGCAGATGCTGTTGCCCGGTTGGTAGCAGATAATGACTTTGTTGATTTGATAGCGAAGCATAATTTGCCCGGTTGGCTTGCCGGTATGCGCTTTCTATCTCGCCCGCTGGTGCGTGCGAGCCTGAAACGTAAATGGGGCCAAGTAAACTCAGTGCGCCAAGTCCAGCTTGAAGTTGTGCATTATCTTGAGCGCATCATCCACAACACCACCTCAGAGGTCACCTATTCAGGGCTAGGCAAGCTCGATAAAAACCAAGCATATCTGTTTATCTCCAATCACCGTGATATCGTACTTGATCCCGCGTTGGTGAATTTTGGCTTGCACCAACATGATATGAATACCGTGCGCATTGCCATTGGTGATAATCTGCTACAGATCCCATACATCACTGAGCTGATGCGCTTAAACAAAAGTTTTATTGTAAAACGCTCGGCAAAAGCACCCAAAGAAATGCTTAAAGCGTTATCACAGCTCTCAGCCTATATTTATGACTCGTTGCAGGATGGCCACAGTATTTGGATAGCCCAGCGCGAAGGGCGTACCAAAGACGGTTTTGATCAAACCGATCCGGCGTTATTAAAAATGTTGCAATTGAATGGGCGCAAGCAAAAGAAAGAGTTTGCTGAGTATGTACGTGAGCTAAAAATTGTGCCGGTGTCCATTTCTTATCAGTATGAACCGTGTGCAATATCCAAAGCGAAGGAGCTTTATCATAAAAAGCACCACGGCGAGTATATAAAATCTGCCGGTGAGGATATCAGCAGTATAGTAGAGGGCTTTACGACCAATAAAGGCCATGTCCACCTCGCTTTTGGTCAACCGGTGCAAACCGGCTGTGATACCCCAGAGGATCTTGCAAAAACCATCGATAAGCAGATTGTTGAATCTTTTTATTTGCACCCAGGCAATTACATTGCCGCTAAGCACGGTGATGCGGTTGTTGATTCCGAGTCCGTGGATGTGAAAGAGTTTGATGAGCGTATGCGTGCAATTCCCGAAGAGCTACGCGATCTCGTTACGGCCTTGTATGCGCGCCCAGTACTGCGCAAGGAAGAAATGGATACCTAG
- a CDS encoding DUF1289 domain-containing protein, which produces MQQLEIFSIDSPCKGVCQVNNRGYCLGCFRSRDERFMWNQLSDEQKRHVNLLCHQRYKRAMQRKQQQGDINTPDTGQGELDL; this is translated from the coding sequence ATGCAGCAGCTGGAAATCTTTTCTATTGATAGCCCCTGCAAAGGGGTATGTCAGGTCAATAACCGAGGTTATTGCCTAGGCTGCTTTCGTTCTCGTGATGAGCGTTTTATGTGGAACCAACTCAGTGATGAGCAAAAACGTCACGTTAACCTACTTTGTCATCAGCGCTATAAGCGAGCAATGCAGCGCAAGCAACAACAGGGTGACATCAACACACCTGATACGGGGCAGGGAGAGCTTGATTTATAA
- a CDS encoding ion transporter produces MIRIRNTLAQVFESRGRVRHYGYAFDAILVALILANVIAIVIESVPSVAKQHIGFFAYFELISVSIFTLEYLARLWTSVDLERFENSTLSDTQRRLRYLCSPMAIIDLLAILPSLLVFFVSFDLRFLRVLRLLRIFKLTRYSRAMQLLLQTIREESGSLFAAFSIMAVILIVAASGIYLLEHDVQPDKFGSIPKAMWWALITLTTVGYGDVVPITGLGKVFGGIITILSMGMVAIPTGLLASSFSDQLRQRRDRYSETAYQLMEDGVICVDDREHLDELRVELGLSKQECAQIEQQVREKHPLKRFCPHCGHHLN; encoded by the coding sequence ATGATAAGAATAAGAAACACCTTAGCACAAGTATTTGAATCTCGGGGCCGGGTGCGCCATTACGGCTACGCCTTTGACGCTATTTTAGTGGCACTGATCCTCGCCAATGTCATTGCTATTGTTATTGAGTCGGTGCCCAGTGTTGCTAAACAGCACATTGGCTTTTTCGCTTATTTTGAGCTTATATCGGTGAGCATTTTTACCCTTGAGTATTTAGCTCGGTTGTGGACCAGTGTTGATTTGGAGCGCTTTGAGAACAGCACTTTGAGTGATACGCAACGGCGCCTGCGCTACCTTTGCTCGCCCATGGCGATTATCGATTTGTTGGCTATTCTGCCCTCTCTACTGGTGTTCTTTGTGTCCTTCGACTTGCGCTTTTTGCGGGTTTTACGACTGCTGCGTATCTTCAAACTCACACGCTACTCGCGGGCCATGCAGTTGCTGCTGCAAACCATTCGAGAAGAAAGTGGCTCTTTGTTTGCGGCCTTCTCTATTATGGCGGTGATTTTAATCGTCGCCGCCAGTGGCATTTACTTACTGGAACATGATGTCCAACCCGATAAGTTTGGCTCTATTCCCAAGGCCATGTGGTGGGCATTGATCACCCTAACGACCGTCGGTTATGGCGATGTCGTGCCGATCACCGGGTTAGGCAAGGTGTTCGGCGGTATCATTACCATTTTAAGTATGGGGATGGTGGCCATTCCCACCGGTTTATTGGCATCAAGCTTTTCCGACCAACTGCGCCAACGTCGTGACAGATACAGTGAAACAGCCTACCAACTGATGGAAGACGGAGTGATTTGTGTTGATGATCGTGAACATCTCGACGAATTAAGAGTAGAGCTGGGTCTGAGCAAGCAAGAGTGCGCGCAAATAGAGCAACAAGTACGGGAAAAACATCCTTTAAAGCGCTTTTGCCCACATTGTGGGCATCACCTAAATTAG
- a CDS encoding DUF3283 family protein, with the protein MSFNLCLLPREEKYRIQLDYEASFWAYQIVRGKNARDKVYEAINIRPVSEQNYLKQQFEHYLALMSASR; encoded by the coding sequence ATGAGTTTCAATTTGTGCCTACTGCCTCGCGAAGAAAAGTACCGTATTCAGCTAGACTACGAGGCCTCATTTTGGGCTTACCAAATAGTGCGCGGTAAAAATGCCCGCGACAAAGTTTATGAGGCGATTAATATTCGTCCTGTCTCTGAGCAAAATTATCTCAAGCAACAGTTTGAACATTATTTGGCATTGATGAGTGCATCGCGATGA